The window GGTGTTGCTCACCCAGTTTCAATCATGGTTGATACTCACGGCACAAGTAAGGTAAGCGAAGATTTATTAGTTGAAGCTATTCGAAATGTTTTCGACTTAAGACCAGCAGGTATCATTGAAATGCTTAACTTGAGACGTCCTATTTATCGTCAAACAGCCGCTTATGGTCATTTTGGAAGAACAGATATAGATTTACCTTGGGAACACACAGACAAGGTAGAAGCGCTAAAAGCATACGTGAGTGAGCATGCAGAATAAAAGTAATACTAAAATTGTGACAATTGCCATCTTTTTGACGACGTTTATGACTGCAATCGAGGGAACGATCGTTTCTACCGCAATGCCAACTATTGTTTCTGATCTGAATGGGTTAGAAATTATGAACTGGGTTGTTTCAATCTTTTTATTAATGACAGCTGTTTCAACGCCCATTTATGGAAAATTAGCTGATAGTATTGGAAGAAAGCCAGTTTTTCTATTTGGAATTGCAGTTTTTGTAATTGGATCTGCGCTTTGTGGAATTGCGCAAAACATGGTGGAGTTAATCCTCTTTCGTGTAATTCAAGGATTAGGTTCTGGTGCAGTTCAGCCTGTAGCAGTTACAATTATTGCTGATCTTTATACGCTTGAAAAAAGAGCGAAGATGCTAGGATTAAACTCTGGTTTTTGGGGCGTAGCTTCAGTAATTGCACCTTTACTAGGTGGTTTTATTGTGCAGCATTTGTCATGGCATTGGATTTTTTATATCAACGTACCATTAGGTATCTTAGCTTTTCTTTTGGTTGTTTTCTTCTTAAGAGAAAAGAAAACTAGCAGCAATTCAACCTTAGATTTAAAAGGAACGACTTGTTTAGTAATCTTTTTGCTGTCATTAATGATATTTTTACAGGAGCTGGAAAAGGGTCTTAATTTACTATTGCTAGCTTTGTTAATTATCATCATTGCCTCAGCTATTGTCTTTTTTAAGACTGAAAAGAAGGCAAAAGATCCAATCATGCCACTTGACATGTTAAGCAGTAAAGAATTTACAATGATCAACTTGATTACGCTTCTTATTTCTGGTGTGGTTATTGGGTTTGAATTTTATATTCCAACTTGGATGCAAGGAATAAATGCAACAAGCGCTTCTGTTGCTGGTTTTGCAGTGACACCTAGTTCTTTAATGTGGATTGTAGGATCATTTTTGATTGGTGGCATGTTAGGGCGCTGGGGAATAAAGAAAACATATGATTATATGTTGCTTATTTTGGTAGTAGCTGATTTAGCCTTAATTATGGTTCCAATTTATACTTCATTTTGGGTATTTTGTATAATTGCAGCCTTTAATGGGACAGCTTTTGGAGCTATTACTACAGCTTCTCAAGTTCGCTCTCAGGTTTTGGTAGGGCGCGATAAGATTGGCGTTGCTACTAGTTTTAATACTTTAATGAAGTATTTAGGACAAACTATGATGGTTTCGATCTATGGTATTACTTTCAATATGGTCGTGGCTAAGCAATTAGCACATCATCCAAATTTAACCCAAAAGATGATGAATGATATTGTTTCTGCTGATAAGGCTAAACATTTGGCAGCTAACTTAATACCTGGCTTAAGACAAGTATTATTAAGTGGTTTGAAGTCTGTTTATGTAGTTTCTTTAGTGGTGATCATCTTATCTTTGATTCTTAACCAACTGTATAAACAAAAGAAAATTGTTGAATAAAAACAAAAACGCTAACTGAGCTAATTAACTCAGTTAGCGTTTTTAATTATGTTTCTTTAAGTAAGAATGATAGAGAATAGAAAAGCCAAGTAAAACAAAGGTAGTTCCTTCTAACCATCCACCAACTACATCAGAAGGGTAATGAACATGGCAGAAGATTCGAGTATAGCCAATAAACAATGGAAAGATAATCCAAATAATAATTAGTATAGTACGCCAAAACTTATTTTTGACTAATAAGATGGTCAGGATAATTAAAATACCAAAGAATGTGGCGCTACCGACAGAGTGTCCAGAGGGAAAACTGTAGCCGTCAGCAAAAACTAGATGGTGAACTAGAGGACGGTGGCGTTCAACAGCATGCTTTGTAATCCAGTTATAACCATTGGCACAGATCATTAATCCAGCTGAAAAGAAAGCATAGGCAAATTTTCTGGCAAGAAGTAATCCAATAAATAAAACAATTGTAGCTATTGTTAAGGTACTAGTATTCCCAATTACAGTCAATTTAGTGGCAATTGCTACGTTAACTGGATTATTATTAGAAACAAGGTGAATAATAGCTTGGTCAAAAGAATGAATAAATGGATTCTTATATATGACTAAGAGTGCCCAGCTTACATAAAGTATTAAAAAAATAAATCCTGGAATTAGTGTATCGTGGATAACTAGATTATCATGTTTCTTTTTCAAAAAAATTTCTCCCCTTGTAATTTCTAGTAGATGTGGTAAATTATAATCATTATCCATAAAAAAATAAAGACTAGGGAGTAGTAGCAAATCATAATTGTTTTTAGAGATGAGCTGGTTAGGTGCAAAGCTTAACAATTGTGTTGTGAACTTACCCTGATGAATAAGTCTATCGTTTGCTTTCCGCGTTAAGGGGCATGAGTGTCACACGTAATGTTGTGTGGAACTTAGGTGGTAACGCGAAATTAACTTCGTCCTATGATTTTTTAATCATAGGGCGTTTTTTAGTTTTAAGGAGAGATTTAGGTGTACAATCACAAAACCGTAGAAAAAAAGTGGCAAAAATATTGGGCAGAGCATGATACTTTTAAGACAGGAACTGATCCTAAGAAGAAGAACTACTATGCTTTAGATATGTTCCCATTTCCATCAGGTAAAGGTCTTCATGTAGGGCACCCAGAAGGCTATACTGCAACAGATATCATGTCTAGAATGAAGCGTGCACAAGGCTATAATGTGCTTCATCCAATGGGTTGGGATGCTTTTGGTTTGCCAACTGAGCAATATGCTTTAAAGACAGGTGAAGATCCAGAAAAAGTTACTAAAGAAAATATTGCTAATTTCAAAAAGCAACTTAATAAACTTGGTTTCTCATATGATTGGGACCGTGAAGTAACGACTTCTGACCCTAATTACTACAAGTGGACTCAATGGGTCTTTGAACAAATGTATAAAAAAGGCCTAGCTTATGAGGCGGAAGTACCTGTTAACTGGTCACCAGACTTAGGTACAGTTGTTGCTAATGAAGAAATCGTTGATGGCAAGACTGAACGTGGTGGATATCCAGTTTACCGCCGTAATATGCGTCAATGGATGCTTAAAATGACTGCTTATGCTGATCGTTTACTTGAAGATTTAGATGATTTAGATTGGCCAGAACCAGTTAAAGAAATGCAGCGTAACTGGATTGGCCGTTCAGAAGGTGCACAAGTTACTTTTAAGGTTAAGGATAGCGATAAGACTTTTGATGTCTTTACTACTCGTCCTGATACCTTATTTGGTGTTAGCTACACAGTTCTTGCTCCAGAAAGTAAATTAGTTCAAGAAATCACTACTCCGGAACAAAAAGAAGCAGTTAATGCTTATATTAAGAAAATTGAATCAAAGTCAGATCTTGAAAGAACAGACCTTAATAAAGATAAAACTGGCGTGTTTACTGGTGCTTATGCAATTAATCCGGTAAATGGTGAAGAAGTGCCAATTTGGATTTCCGATTATGTTTTAGCTAGTTACGGAACTGGTGCGGTAATGGGTGTACCTTCCGGTGACCAGCGAGACTATGAATTTGCTAAAAAATTCGGTCTAACTATTACTCCAGTTATTGACGGAGGTAATTTAGATAAAGAAGCCTATGGTGGTGATGGTCCGCACATCAATTCCGAATTTTTAAATGGTTTAAATATTGAAGAAGCCAAAAAGAAAATGATTGAATGGCTTGAAGATCACAAGGTGGGTCAAAAGAAAGTTAACTATAAACTTCGTGATTGGGACTTTTCTCGTCAACGTTACTGGGGTGAACCAATTCCTGTTATTCATTGGGAAGATGGCACTACTTCATTAGTTCCTGAAGATGAATTACCACTTCGTTTGCCACATGCAACTGATATTAAGCCATCTGGTACTCCAGAAAGTCCACTTGCTAATTTGACCGACTGGGTAAATGTTGTTGATAAAAATGGTCGAAAAGGTAAGCGAGAAACTAATACTATGCCTAACTGGGCTGGATCTTCTTGGTATTACTTACGCTATATTGATCCGCACAATGATAAAGAATTAGCTGACTATGATTTACTTAAAAAGTGGCTTCCAGTTGATCTTTATATTGGTGGTGCAGAACATGCAGTTCGCCATCTTCTATATGCTAGATTTTGGCATAAGGTTCTTTATGATTTGGGTGTTGTACCAACTAAAGAACCATTCCAAAAATTATATAATCAAGGTTTAATCTTGAAGAATCACGAAAAGATGTCTAAGTCTAAGGGAAACGTAGTTAACCCGGATGAAGTAATTGATGAGTATGGTGCAGATTCTCTTAGAATGTATGAAATGTTCATGGGACCATTAGATGCATCTATTGATTGGGATGATAACGGTCCTGCATCTACCAAGAAGTTCTTGGATCGTGTATGGCGCTTATTTGTTAATGATCTTGATTTAAACGCAATTCCTCAAGAAAAGATTGTTGATAAAAATGACGGTGAACTTGATAAGGTTTATGCTGAAACCGTTAAGAAAGTTACTGAAGACTTTGAAGCTCTACACTTCAATACTGCAATTAGTCAAATGATGGTATTTATGAATGCTGCACAAAAAGCTAAGACTATTCCACGTGAATATGCAGAAGGTTTTGTAAAACTTCTCGCACCAGTTGCACCACACATGATGGAAGAAATTTGGTCTATTTTTGGTCATGATGAATCAATTACTTATGCTAAATGGCCAGAATATGATCCCGCAAAATTAGTTGAATCAACAGTTGAAATTATGGTTCAAGTCAACGGTAAGCTTCGTGGTAAATTTAAGGCTGCTAAAGATGCTGCTAAAGATGATTTAGAAAAAGAAGCTCTTTCTCTTGACCATGTTCAAAAATTCTTGGATGGAAAAGATGTTAAGAAAGTGATCGTTATTCCAAATAAGATTGTCAACATTGTTGCTAAGTAATTTAAGTTTTTCCTAAATAATTAATATTTGTAAATACTGTTTACATTAATGAGTAATATATAATTCAGACGCTTAACTGGATATAGGGAAAATTTATTTTTATGGAAAATAATACTAAAAATACTAAAGAGACAATGGTCAAAGGCTCCGCTTGGATGACCTTTGGTTCAATTGTGTCACGAATTTTAGGGGCATTGTACATTATTCCATGGTATGCCTGGATGGGAAGCCATGGGAATATTGCTAATGCACTAACAGCGAAAAGTTATAATATTTATAGCTTATTTATCATTATTTCTACTGCTGGTATTCCGGGTGCGGTTGCTAAACAAGTAGCGAAATATAATGCGTTAAATGAATATGACATTGGGCGCAAGCTGTTTAGACGTGGCTTAATTTTGATGGCAATTTTTGGTGTGATTTGTGCTGCAATAATGTATTTTGGAGCTCCAATTTTGGCTACTGATGATATCATGGGGGCAATTTTACATGGGGCAGAGAGTGATCCGCGTCAAGTTGCCGTAATGAGAAGTTTGTCTTATGCAGTTTTGATTATTCCGATTTTGAGTATCATGCGTGGATATTTCCAAGGTTATGCAGACATGATGCCACCAGCTATGTCTCAATTTGTTGAACAGTTAGCTCGTGTATTATGGATGCTTTTGACTGCATATATCATCATGCAAGTTCAACATGGTTCTTACGTCCATGCTGTTGTTCAATCAAACTTAGCTGCAGCTATTGGTGCGGTATTTGGAATTTTACTTTTAGTATGGTTCTTATATCGTCGAAGAGATGAATTAAATGCATTGATGGAACAATCAAATCATGCTATTAAGATTTCAACAGCCGGAATTTTTTGGGAAATTATTAATCAATCAATTCCATTTATCATCATTGATTCAGGGATTACACTATTC of the Lactobacillus isalae genome contains:
- a CDS encoding phosphatase PAP2 family protein, which encodes MDNDYNLPHLLEITRGEIFLKKKHDNLVIHDTLIPGFIFLILYVSWALLVIYKNPFIHSFDQAIIHLVSNNNPVNVAIATKLTVIGNTSTLTIATIVLFIGLLLARKFAYAFFSAGLMICANGYNWITKHAVERHRPLVHHLVFADGYSFPSGHSVGSATFFGILIILTILLVKNKFWRTILIIIWIIFPLFIGYTRIFCHVHYPSDVVGGWLEGTTFVLLGFSILYHSYLKKHN
- a CDS encoding MDR family MFS transporter gives rise to the protein MQNKSNTKIVTIAIFLTTFMTAIEGTIVSTAMPTIVSDLNGLEIMNWVVSIFLLMTAVSTPIYGKLADSIGRKPVFLFGIAVFVIGSALCGIAQNMVELILFRVIQGLGSGAVQPVAVTIIADLYTLEKRAKMLGLNSGFWGVASVIAPLLGGFIVQHLSWHWIFYINVPLGILAFLLVVFFLREKKTSSNSTLDLKGTTCLVIFLLSLMIFLQELEKGLNLLLLALLIIIIASAIVFFKTEKKAKDPIMPLDMLSSKEFTMINLITLLISGVVIGFEFYIPTWMQGINATSASVAGFAVTPSSLMWIVGSFLIGGMLGRWGIKKTYDYMLLILVVADLALIMVPIYTSFWVFCIIAAFNGTAFGAITTASQVRSQVLVGRDKIGVATSFNTLMKYLGQTMMVSIYGITFNMVVAKQLAHHPNLTQKMMNDIVSADKAKHLAANLIPGLRQVLLSGLKSVYVVSLVVIILSLILNQLYKQKKIVE
- the leuS gene encoding leucine--tRNA ligase, producing MYNHKTVEKKWQKYWAEHDTFKTGTDPKKKNYYALDMFPFPSGKGLHVGHPEGYTATDIMSRMKRAQGYNVLHPMGWDAFGLPTEQYALKTGEDPEKVTKENIANFKKQLNKLGFSYDWDREVTTSDPNYYKWTQWVFEQMYKKGLAYEAEVPVNWSPDLGTVVANEEIVDGKTERGGYPVYRRNMRQWMLKMTAYADRLLEDLDDLDWPEPVKEMQRNWIGRSEGAQVTFKVKDSDKTFDVFTTRPDTLFGVSYTVLAPESKLVQEITTPEQKEAVNAYIKKIESKSDLERTDLNKDKTGVFTGAYAINPVNGEEVPIWISDYVLASYGTGAVMGVPSGDQRDYEFAKKFGLTITPVIDGGNLDKEAYGGDGPHINSEFLNGLNIEEAKKKMIEWLEDHKVGQKKVNYKLRDWDFSRQRYWGEPIPVIHWEDGTTSLVPEDELPLRLPHATDIKPSGTPESPLANLTDWVNVVDKNGRKGKRETNTMPNWAGSSWYYLRYIDPHNDKELADYDLLKKWLPVDLYIGGAEHAVRHLLYARFWHKVLYDLGVVPTKEPFQKLYNQGLILKNHEKMSKSKGNVVNPDEVIDEYGADSLRMYEMFMGPLDASIDWDDNGPASTKKFLDRVWRLFVNDLDLNAIPQEKIVDKNDGELDKVYAETVKKVTEDFEALHFNTAISQMMVFMNAAQKAKTIPREYAEGFVKLLAPVAPHMMEEIWSIFGHDESITYAKWPEYDPAKLVESTVEIMVQVNGKLRGKFKAAKDAAKDDLEKEALSLDHVQKFLDGKDVKKVIVIPNKIVNIVAK